Proteins encoded within one genomic window of Flavobacterium gilvum:
- the purH gene encoding bifunctional phosphoribosylaminoimidazolecarboxamide formyltransferase/IMP cyclohydrolase has protein sequence MSTTKKIQSALISVFSKDGLEPIVRKLHEQNVVFYSTGGTEEFIKNLGIPVIPVEDVTSYPSILGGRVKTLHPKVFGGILNRQDNESDVQQMQEYNIPQIDLVIVDLYPFEKTVASGASEEDIIEKIDIGGISLIRAAAKNFKDTVIVPSMDQYSMFLDIISAQDGATTLADRKLLATKAFHVSSHYDGAIFNYFNTDETIYKASIDNGQVLRYGENPHQKGFFFGDFDAMFTKVHGKELSYNNLLDVDAAVNLIHEFKTDGPTFAILKHNNACGLATRKTICEAYNVALACDPTSAFGGVLIANAKIDVETATEINKLFCEVVIAPAYDVEAIAILQEKKNRIILIQNEVELPQKQVRTCLNGLLIQERNNITDTKADLKTVTTKTPTEQEIEDLIFASKVCKNTKSNTIVFAKNGTLISSGTGQTSRVDALMQAVEKAKSFGFSLEGASMASDAFFPFPDCVQLAKEAGVTAVIQPGGSIKDELSINYCNENNLAMVFTGTRHFKH, from the coding sequence ATGAGCACAACAAAAAAAATCCAATCAGCATTAATTTCAGTCTTTTCAAAAGATGGTCTTGAACCAATTGTAAGAAAACTACACGAACAGAATGTGGTTTTTTATTCGACAGGAGGAACCGAAGAATTTATTAAGAATTTAGGGATTCCAGTTATACCAGTTGAAGATGTTACTTCTTATCCGTCAATTTTGGGAGGTCGAGTAAAAACATTACATCCAAAGGTTTTTGGAGGAATTTTGAATCGTCAGGACAACGAAAGTGATGTACAGCAAATGCAAGAATACAATATTCCGCAAATTGATTTGGTAATTGTTGACTTATATCCATTTGAAAAAACTGTGGCTTCAGGAGCCAGTGAAGAAGATATTATCGAAAAAATTGACATCGGCGGAATTTCTTTGATTCGTGCTGCTGCCAAAAACTTTAAGGATACTGTAATCGTTCCGTCTATGGATCAATACAGCATGTTTTTGGATATTATTTCAGCTCAGGATGGAGCGACAACTTTGGCTGATAGAAAATTATTGGCAACCAAAGCTTTCCACGTATCATCGCACTATGATGGAGCTATCTTTAATTATTTCAATACAGATGAAACCATTTACAAAGCAAGTATTGATAATGGACAAGTTTTGAGATATGGAGAAAATCCACATCAAAAAGGATTTTTCTTTGGAGACTTTGACGCAATGTTTACCAAAGTTCACGGAAAAGAATTATCTTATAACAATTTACTTGATGTTGATGCAGCGGTAAACTTAATTCATGAATTTAAGACTGACGGACCAACATTCGCAATTTTGAAACACAATAATGCCTGTGGTTTAGCAACGAGAAAAACGATTTGCGAGGCTTATAATGTGGCTTTGGCCTGTGATCCTACATCTGCTTTTGGAGGAGTATTAATTGCCAATGCCAAAATAGATGTTGAAACAGCTACCGAAATAAACAAATTGTTCTGCGAGGTTGTGATTGCTCCAGCTTATGATGTAGAGGCAATTGCTATTTTACAGGAAAAGAAAAACAGAATTATTTTAATTCAAAATGAGGTTGAATTGCCTCAAAAACAGGTAAGAACTTGTTTGAACGGGTTGCTTATTCAAGAAAGAAATAACATTACGGATACTAAAGCAGACCTAAAAACCGTTACTACAAAAACACCAACGGAACAGGAAATTGAAGATTTGATTTTTGCTTCCAAAGTGTGTAAGAATACTAAGTCAAATACGATTGTTTTTGCAAAAAATGGAACTTTGATTTCTTCAGGAACAGGGCAAACATCTCGAGTAGATGCCCTGATGCAAGCTGTAGAGAAAGCGAAATCTTTTGGATTTAGTCTAGAAGGAGCTTCAATGGCCAGCGATGCATTTTTTCCTTTCCCGGATTGCGTACAACTTGCAAAAGAAGCTGGAGTGACAGCTGTAATTCAGCCTGGAGGATCTATCAAGGATGAATTGAGTATCAATTATTGCAACGAAAACAATCTTGCTATGGTATTTACAGGAACACGTCATTTTAAACATTAA
- a CDS encoding ABC transporter permease, with product MIVYLRLLKESFGFAMNALRSNKLRTLLSLLGVTIGIFSIIAVLAAVDSLDRKISDELSSLDKNTIYLMKFSFGPSDIPQWKREQFPNVKYTEYVYLKNTMTHTEQLGYQIFTKRETIKYESNTVSDVNIVPISHEFIDIQGLKFEKGRFYNESEANSGAPVIVLGYEIAKSLFGDSEPLGKKVRLYGQKFIVIGVLKKEGSSIGETNDTAAIIPVNFVRRLYGDNNPNLTNVIIFKPEKGVDMEEYKSEISQKLRNFRGLKAGEIDNFFINVFSGFLDLIDNIIGQMNMVGWIISGFSLLVGGFGIANIMFVSVKERTNLIGIQKSLGAKNRFILLQFLFEAIILSVLGGIIGLIMVWAIAMILSKVLDFEFVLGLGNILLGTGLAAIIGLISGILPAISASKLDPVEAIRTGM from the coding sequence ATGATTGTTTACCTAAGATTATTAAAAGAGAGTTTTGGCTTTGCCATGAATGCTCTACGCAGCAATAAATTAAGAACGTTGCTTTCGTTATTGGGTGTTACTATCGGTATATTCTCTATCATCGCGGTATTGGCAGCTGTAGATTCTTTAGATAGAAAAATCTCTGATGAATTAAGCAGTCTAGACAAAAACACTATTTATTTAATGAAATTTTCTTTTGGCCCATCGGATATCCCCCAATGGAAAAGAGAACAATTCCCTAATGTAAAATACACTGAATATGTTTACCTGAAAAATACAATGACCCATACTGAACAATTGGGATACCAAATATTTACCAAAAGAGAAACCATAAAATACGAATCCAACACGGTAAGCGATGTAAATATTGTTCCCATATCACATGAGTTTATTGATATTCAAGGATTGAAATTCGAGAAAGGACGATTTTATAATGAATCCGAAGCCAATTCTGGTGCACCCGTAATTGTTCTTGGTTACGAAATTGCGAAATCTCTTTTTGGAGATTCAGAACCACTTGGTAAAAAAGTAAGATTGTATGGTCAAAAATTTATTGTTATTGGTGTATTGAAAAAAGAGGGCTCTTCAATTGGGGAAACTAATGACACTGCTGCAATTATACCGGTTAATTTTGTGAGAAGACTATACGGCGACAACAATCCAAATTTGACAAACGTTATCATATTCAAACCCGAAAAAGGGGTGGATATGGAAGAATACAAAAGTGAAATATCCCAAAAGCTGAGAAATTTCAGAGGCCTCAAAGCTGGCGAAATTGATAATTTCTTTATTAATGTTTTCAGCGGATTCCTGGACCTCATCGACAACATTATAGGCCAAATGAATATGGTGGGATGGATTATCAGCGGATTTTCTTTATTAGTTGGAGGATTTGGTATTGCCAATATTATGTTTGTATCCGTAAAAGAAAGAACAAATTTAATTGGAATTCAAAAATCATTGGGCGCAAAAAATCGCTTCATATTATTGCAGTTTTTATTCGAAGCGATAATACTTTCAGTTTTGGGAGGAATAATTGGTTTAATTATGGTTTGGGCAATTGCTATGATTTTATCCAAAGTATTGGATTTTGAATTTGTATTGGGACTTGGAAACATTCTTTTGGGAACGGGACTTGCCGCAATAATCGGACTTATTTCTGGAATTCTTCCCGCCATTAGTGCATCCAAATTAGATCCTGTTGAAGCCATCAGAACCGGGATGTAA
- a CDS encoding cupin-like domain-containing protein — MSFNLKNVDTVESITREDFKKNYLDKKKPLIIKGLTKDWPAREKWSTDYFKEIAGDIEVKLVDNSKADPSKVINASVGSMKFGEYLDLIKREPTDLRIFFFNLFKHRPELVNDVKVPKDLMGGFIESMPAMFFGGSNAITFLHYDIDLPHLFHTHFGGRKHIILFDNKWKKRLYCIPNTTYALEDYDVANPDFEKFPALKGVEGYEVFLEHGDTLFMPTGMWHWMRYIDGSFSLTLRAWDKSIIRKTASIWSLFMHGAVDSGIKVIFRERYANWREKLVFKIAEKELRKNRPN, encoded by the coding sequence ATGAGCTTTAACCTTAAAAATGTCGATACAGTCGAATCTATCACCAGAGAAGATTTTAAAAAAAATTATTTAGACAAAAAAAAACCTTTAATCATAAAAGGCTTGACTAAAGACTGGCCTGCAAGAGAAAAATGGTCCACCGATTATTTCAAAGAAATAGCCGGCGATATTGAGGTAAAACTGGTTGACAATTCCAAAGCCGACCCAAGCAAAGTAATCAATGCATCTGTTGGCAGCATGAAATTTGGAGAGTATCTTGATTTAATAAAAAGAGAGCCTACAGATTTACGTATTTTTTTCTTCAATCTTTTCAAACACAGACCTGAGCTGGTCAATGATGTAAAAGTTCCCAAAGACTTGATGGGAGGTTTTATCGAGAGCATGCCTGCCATGTTTTTTGGAGGTTCAAATGCAATCACATTTCTGCATTATGATATCGACTTGCCACATCTTTTTCATACTCATTTTGGAGGCCGAAAACACATTATATTATTTGACAACAAATGGAAAAAAAGACTGTATTGCATTCCCAATACAACTTATGCCCTGGAAGATTATGATGTTGCCAATCCTGATTTTGAGAAATTTCCCGCTCTAAAAGGAGTTGAGGGATATGAAGTTTTTCTGGAGCATGGAGACACCTTGTTTATGCCAACTGGGATGTGGCACTGGATGCGCTATATAGACGGTTCTTTCTCGTTGACACTTCGCGCATGGGATAAATCCATAATCCGAAAAACAGCAAGTATTTGGAGTCTATTCATGCATGGCGCTGTTGATAGTGGCATAAAAGTTATCTTCAGGGAACGTTATGCCAATTGGCGCGAAAAATTGGTTTTTAAAATAGCCGAAAAAGAACTTCGGAAAAACAGACCGAATTAA
- the accD gene encoding acetyl-CoA carboxylase, carboxyltransferase subunit beta, whose amino-acid sequence MAWFKRKEKGITTATEDKMDIPKGLWYKSPTGKIIDAEELARNLFVSPEDGFHVRIGSEAYFDILFDNNEFVELDKNMTSKDPLHFVDTKKYSDRLKEVMDKTQLKDAVRTGVGKSKGRELVICCMDFAFIGGSMGAVVGEKIARGIDHAIKNRLPFVMISKSGGARMMEAAYSLMQLAKTSVKLAQLAEAKLPYISLCTDPTTGGTTASYAMLGDINISEPGALIGFAGPRVVRDTTGKDLPEGFQTAEFLLEHGFLDFITPRKELKDKINLYIDLIQNNEIR is encoded by the coding sequence ATGGCTTGGTTTAAAAGAAAAGAAAAAGGAATCACGACGGCGACCGAAGATAAAATGGATATCCCGAAAGGGCTTTGGTACAAATCACCTACAGGGAAAATTATTGATGCCGAAGAATTGGCACGCAATCTGTTTGTAAGCCCTGAAGATGGTTTCCATGTCAGAATTGGAAGTGAAGCCTATTTTGATATTTTATTTGACAACAATGAGTTTGTTGAGTTGGACAAAAACATGACTTCCAAAGATCCATTGCATTTTGTTGACACCAAAAAATATTCAGACCGACTAAAAGAGGTAATGGATAAAACCCAGCTAAAAGATGCAGTTCGTACTGGAGTTGGTAAATCCAAAGGAAGAGAACTAGTAATTTGCTGTATGGATTTTGCCTTTATTGGTGGTTCTATGGGAGCAGTTGTTGGAGAAAAAATTGCCAGAGGAATTGACCATGCAATCAAGAACAGATTGCCTTTTGTTATGATTTCCAAATCCGGTGGTGCTAGAATGATGGAAGCGGCTTATTCGCTGATGCAATTGGCAAAAACATCTGTAAAATTGGCGCAATTGGCCGAGGCAAAACTTCCTTATATTTCGCTTTGTACTGATCCGACCACCGGAGGAACAACAGCTTCTTATGCAATGTTGGGAGATATCAATATATCTGAACCCGGAGCTTTGATTGGTTTTGCAGGACCTCGTGTGGTAAGAGATACTACAGGTAAGGATTTGCCGGAAGGGTTTCAAACTGCCGAATTCCTTTTAGAGCACGGTTTCTTGGATTTTATCACGCCTAGAAAAGAATTGAAAGATAAGATTAACTTATATATTGATTTGATTCAGAATAATGAAATTAGATAA
- the fbaA gene encoding class II fructose-bisphosphate aldolase yields MAHNIKPGVATGDQVQEIFNYAKEKGFALPAVNVVGSDTINGVLETAAKLKAPVIIQFSNGGAQFVAGKGLSNAGEKAAIAGGIAGAKHIHTLAEAYGATVILHTDHCAKKLLPWIDGLLDASEKHFAETGKPLFSSHMIDLSEEPIEENIEICKGYLERMSKMGMTLEIELGITGGEEDGVDNSDVDSSKLYTQPSEVSYAYEELSKVSPRFTIAASFGNVHGVYKPGNVKLTPKILKNSQDYVQNKFNTGHNPVDFVFHGGSGSTLEEIREGISYGVVKMNIDTDLQFAFTEGIRDFMVGNIDYLKTQIGNPTGADAPNKKFYDPRKWLREGEVTFNARLEQAFADLNNVNTL; encoded by the coding sequence ATGGCACACAATATTAAACCAGGAGTGGCTACAGGAGATCAAGTACAAGAGATTTTCAATTATGCAAAAGAAAAGGGATTTGCTCTTCCTGCAGTAAACGTTGTTGGATCAGATACTATTAATGGGGTATTGGAAACAGCAGCAAAATTAAAGGCACCAGTTATTATACAATTTTCAAACGGTGGAGCACAGTTTGTCGCTGGAAAAGGACTTTCAAATGCTGGAGAAAAAGCCGCTATCGCTGGTGGTATTGCAGGAGCAAAACATATTCATACATTAGCTGAAGCTTATGGAGCAACAGTTATTTTGCATACTGACCATTGTGCAAAAAAATTATTGCCTTGGATTGATGGACTATTAGACGCATCAGAAAAGCATTTTGCAGAAACAGGAAAACCATTGTTCTCTTCTCACATGATTGATTTATCTGAAGAACCAATCGAAGAAAATATCGAAATCTGTAAAGGTTACCTTGAAAGAATGAGCAAAATGGGAATGACCCTTGAAATCGAACTTGGAATCACTGGTGGTGAAGAGGACGGTGTAGACAACTCAGATGTAGACAGCTCAAAATTATACACTCAACCTTCTGAAGTATCTTATGCTTATGAAGAATTATCAAAAGTAAGCCCAAGATTTACAATTGCAGCTTCTTTTGGAAATGTTCATGGTGTTTACAAACCAGGAAACGTGAAGTTGACTCCAAAAATCTTAAAAAATTCTCAAGATTACGTACAAAATAAATTCAATACAGGACACAATCCAGTTGATTTTGTTTTTCACGGAGGATCAGGTTCTACTTTGGAAGAAATCAGAGAAGGAATTAGCTACGGAGTTGTAAAAATGAACATTGATACTGATTTGCAATTTGCATTTACAGAAGGTATTCGTGATTTTATGGTAGGTAACATTGATTACCTTAAAACACAAATTGGTAACCCTACTGGTGCCGATGCTCCAAACAAAAAATTCTATGATCCAAGAAAATGGTTGCGTGAAGGAGAAGTAACTTTCAATGCAAGATTGGAGCAGGCATTTGCTGATTTGAATAATGTGAATACACTATAA
- the tamL gene encoding translocation and assembly module lipoprotein TamL yields MNNFFSSFKIKKQFAEFFGQLLFLVKKKNFAKISLFILISILLYACNAEKRVPARKQLLVKNEIFENGKLLKNPTVYEQLYQQPNSSVLGYRMLLNIYNLANPNPDSTFNLKYLNNKKKYDREVKWLSAKQVQGLRKSFWYLGIHNFLKETGEAPVILDTVKARKSLARLKSYYFNKGYFNVNATYEKDSLTPKRGELKYNLTTGNPYFIDSLRTVIQTPVLDSIYKTAPSLIVPGKQYKTEDFEGEKNRITTLFRNNGAFRFQANYVTFDIDTINKKDKASVILNVGNYSYQENDSTKTEPFKLYKISEIKIYTDYKAERHDLSIKDSVTYNNMNLYGFEKIKYNPHAITDAVFLSKGGLFNDNKTVLTTRYLNNLKIFNYPTVQYVVDKRDTLRESLVAKIYLSPRKKYSFGYTLDVTHSNIEDFGITGSVTETVRNVFNGAETLELSARGNIGASNDIAKSNDSFFNVSEYGVDAKLNFPRILFPVKTEKIIPKSMIPSTVVSLGLSKQTNIGLDKENFTGSFSYNWTPKFNTTTKFDLLNFQYVRNLNPENYFHVYTSSYDALNDIGKTYNTNPTYIDEHNNLIIESGTSGFTKDVLTGKTVLRPDDQEYQDVSNIEQQRIRLTDNDFILATNFSFTKTSKKDLQDNSFYTFRTKIESAGTMLSLISNVSNIPKNANGNYEIFNLEYSEYIKTEFDFIKHWSVGKTSVFAMRTFFGIAIPYGNSNTIPFSKSYYAGGANDNRAWQPYNLGPGSSSFSNDFNEANMKIAMSGEYRFIITGKWNGALFVDAGNIWNAFDAVKYEPAKFNSVEDLKEIALGSGFGIRYDLGFFAVRADVGFKTYNPALEIDKRWFTQYNFANSVFNFGINYPF; encoded by the coding sequence ATGAATAATTTTTTTTCTTCCTTTAAAATAAAAAAGCAATTTGCTGAATTTTTTGGGCAATTGTTATTTTTAGTGAAGAAAAAGAATTTTGCAAAAATATCATTATTTATCCTAATTAGTATTCTTTTGTATGCCTGTAATGCAGAAAAGAGAGTGCCAGCGAGAAAACAACTTCTGGTTAAAAACGAAATTTTCGAAAACGGAAAGTTACTTAAGAATCCCACGGTATATGAGCAATTGTACCAACAGCCCAACAGTTCTGTGCTTGGGTACAGAATGTTGCTGAATATTTATAATTTGGCAAACCCAAATCCCGATTCAACTTTTAATTTAAAATATTTAAACAATAAAAAGAAATATGATAGGGAAGTAAAATGGCTTTCGGCAAAGCAGGTTCAAGGACTGCGGAAATCCTTTTGGTATCTTGGGATTCATAATTTTTTGAAAGAAACGGGAGAAGCTCCTGTAATTTTGGATACTGTAAAGGCAAGAAAGTCATTGGCACGGCTTAAAAGTTATTATTTTAACAAAGGTTATTTCAATGTCAATGCCACTTATGAAAAAGACTCTTTGACTCCCAAACGCGGAGAGTTGAAATATAATTTAACCACTGGTAATCCTTATTTTATTGATTCGCTAAGAACGGTTATACAAACACCAGTTTTGGATTCTATTTATAAAACGGCACCCTCTTTAATTGTTCCTGGAAAGCAGTATAAGACAGAAGATTTTGAAGGTGAAAAAAATAGAATAACAACGCTTTTTAGAAATAATGGTGCTTTTCGCTTTCAAGCAAATTATGTGACTTTTGATATTGATACAATTAATAAGAAAGACAAAGCCAGTGTAATATTGAATGTTGGTAATTATTCCTATCAGGAAAATGACTCGACAAAAACGGAACCTTTTAAGTTGTATAAAATTAGTGAGATAAAAATCTATACAGATTATAAGGCAGAGCGTCACGATTTGTCAATTAAAGACAGCGTTACCTATAATAATATGAATTTGTATGGATTTGAAAAAATAAAATACAATCCACATGCCATAACTGACGCAGTTTTTCTTTCAAAAGGGGGGCTTTTTAATGATAATAAAACGGTTCTGACAACTCGGTATCTGAATAATTTAAAGATATTCAATTACCCAACGGTGCAATATGTGGTTGACAAAAGAGATACTTTGAGGGAATCTTTGGTTGCCAAAATTTATTTGAGTCCAAGGAAAAAATACAGTTTTGGTTATACTTTGGATGTAACTCATTCCAATATAGAAGATTTTGGGATTACCGGTAGTGTTACAGAAACAGTACGAAATGTTTTTAATGGAGCAGAGACCTTAGAGCTTTCGGCAAGGGGGAATATTGGTGCTTCCAATGATATTGCAAAATCCAATGATAGTTTTTTTAATGTGTCGGAATATGGTGTAGATGCCAAATTAAATTTTCCCCGAATTCTATTTCCTGTAAAAACGGAAAAAATAATTCCGAAGAGTATGATACCATCCACGGTGGTTAGTTTAGGGCTTTCGAAGCAAACCAATATCGGATTGGATAAAGAAAATTTTACGGGATCATTCTCTTATAACTGGACACCAAAATTCAATACAACGACAAAATTTGACCTATTAAATTTTCAGTACGTACGTAATTTAAATCCCGAAAATTATTTTCATGTTTATACCAGTTCCTACGATGCGCTAAATGATATCGGGAAAACGTACAATACAAATCCGACATATATTGACGAACATAATAATTTGATTATCGAAAGTGGTACTTCGGGTTTTACCAAGGATGTTTTAACTGGAAAGACCGTTTTGAGACCAGATGATCAGGAGTATCAGGATGTAAGTAATATTGAACAGCAAAGAATAAGGCTTACCGATAATGACTTTATTCTGGCAACTAATTTTAGTTTTACTAAAACCAGTAAGAAAGACTTGCAGGACAATAGTTTTTATACTTTTAGAACCAAAATTGAATCGGCGGGAACTATGTTGTCCTTGATTTCGAATGTTTCAAACATTCCAAAAAATGCCAATGGGAACTATGAAATTTTCAATTTGGAATATTCAGAATATATAAAAACAGAATTTGATTTTATTAAACACTGGAGTGTTGGCAAAACCAGTGTTTTTGCCATGAGAACTTTCTTTGGTATTGCCATACCTTATGGTAATTCAAATACTATTCCTTTTTCAAAGAGTTATTATGCCGGAGGAGCCAATGATAACAGGGCGTGGCAACCTTATAATTTAGGACCCGGTAGTAGTTCGTTTTCCAATGATTTTAACGAGGCCAATATGAAAATTGCCATGAGTGGGGAATACCGATTTATCATTACAGGAAAATGGAATGGCGCCCTTTTTGTTGATGCAGGAAATATCTGGAATGCTTTTGATGCCGTAAAGTATGAACCGGCAAAGTTTAATTCGGTTGAAGATTTAAAAGAAATAGCTTTGGGATCCGGATTTGGTATTCGGTATGATTTAGGTTTTTTTGCGGTTAGAGCAGATGTGGGGTTCAAAACATACAATCCTGCCTTAGAAATTGATAAAAGATGGTTTACACAATATAATTTTGCAAATTCAGTATTTAATTTTGGTATCAATTACCCTTTCTAA
- a CDS encoding TrmH family RNA methyltransferase, which yields MLSKNQIKLISSLHQKKHRQANQLFFAEGVKVIQELVKSNFELEHLYTTKEDFNDVAQNKRIVITENELNKISALSTPNTCLAVFKIPLESKIIESGLVLALDSIRDPGNLGTILRLCDWFGIQQLICSKETVDIYNPKVVQATMGSIARVNVNYIDLETFIKETKLPVFGTFMDSQNIYKTTLPQEGIIVMGNEANGISENIEKLINQRLTIPRFGNIQITESLNVATATAIILSEFRRLN from the coding sequence ATGCTTAGTAAAAACCAAATAAAGCTTATATCTAGTTTACACCAAAAAAAACATCGTCAAGCTAATCAATTGTTTTTTGCCGAGGGCGTAAAAGTAATTCAAGAATTAGTAAAATCAAATTTTGAACTAGAACATCTTTACACAACCAAAGAAGATTTTAACGATGTAGCCCAAAACAAAAGAATCGTTATTACGGAAAATGAATTAAATAAAATCAGTGCCTTATCCACTCCAAATACTTGTTTGGCGGTTTTCAAAATTCCTTTGGAAAGCAAAATCATAGAATCCGGACTAGTTCTTGCCCTCGATTCCATCCGTGATCCCGGCAATTTGGGTACAATACTCCGATTATGCGATTGGTTCGGAATCCAGCAATTAATATGCTCAAAAGAAACTGTTGATATTTACAACCCAAAAGTAGTTCAGGCCACAATGGGTTCGATTGCGAGAGTAAATGTCAATTATATTGATTTAGAAACTTTCATAAAAGAAACTAAATTACCTGTTTTTGGAACCTTTATGGACAGTCAAAACATTTACAAAACCACTTTGCCACAAGAAGGCATTATCGTCATGGGAAATGAAGCCAATGGGATTTCCGAAAACATAGAAAAATTAATCAACCAAAGACTTACTATTCCTCGTTTTGGAAATATTCAAATCACCGAAAGCCTGAATGTGGCAACAGCCACAGCAATTATCCTAAGTGAATTCCGAAGATTAAATTAA
- the porT gene encoding type IX secretion/gliding motility protein PorT/SprT, whose product MKKIIVLILLSIAIKGTAQNSKGIFSKDPIINLENWQKKRLYFGFFLGFNSYDFKIDYKYMETNPMYSTDIQIDKSVGFNVGLVTNLRLMEYLDLRFEPGLYYGSRTLHYPPTVGFDSPSDAIREINSTYINFPLLLKFSSLRTGNVRPYLLGGVSANLNLSSNAKSVEDNLDERFRVKSWTANYELGFGIDIFSEYFIFSPSIRGQFGINDELIRDKDPNSPWTGNIESFKSRGFLINFTFH is encoded by the coding sequence ATGAAAAAAATAATTGTATTAATCCTATTGAGTATTGCCATAAAGGGAACTGCACAAAATTCGAAAGGGATTTTCAGTAAAGACCCTATCATTAACTTGGAAAATTGGCAAAAGAAAAGACTTTATTTTGGTTTCTTTTTAGGATTTAATTCTTATGATTTCAAAATTGACTATAAATATATGGAAACCAATCCTATGTATTCGACAGATATTCAGATTGATAAATCGGTTGGATTCAATGTTGGATTGGTAACAAATCTGAGATTGATGGAATATCTGGATTTGCGTTTTGAGCCAGGTCTTTATTATGGAAGCAGAACGCTGCATTACCCTCCAACAGTTGGTTTTGACAGTCCAAGCGATGCTATTCGGGAGATAAACAGTACTTATATCAATTTTCCGTTATTGCTTAAATTTTCTTCACTTCGAACAGGAAATGTTCGCCCTTATTTATTGGGGGGAGTTTCTGCAAATTTGAATCTCTCCAGTAATGCAAAGTCCGTAGAAGATAATCTTGATGAACGATTTAGGGTAAAATCATGGACTGCCAATTATGAATTGGGTTTTGGAATTGATATTTTTTCAGAATACTTTATATTTTCACCTTCCATAAGAGGGCAATTTGGAATAAATGATGAATTAATCCGAGACAAAGATCCAAACAGTCCTTGGACAGGAAATATTGAATCGTTTAAATCAAGAGGGTTTTTAATTAATTTTACTTTTCATTAA
- the ubiE gene encoding bifunctional demethylmenaquinone methyltransferase/2-methoxy-6-polyprenyl-1,4-benzoquinol methylase UbiE, with protein MPKEITPYKDSSLSKKEQVAKMFDNISGNYDNLNRVISFGIDVKWRRKVLQLVAKTQPENVLDIATGTGDLAILMTQTGAKKIIGLDISEGMLEIGKSKIEEKKLSQTIEMVLGDSENIPFEDNFFDAITVAFGVRNFEHLEKGLSEILRVLKPGGIFVVLETSVPEKTPYKQGYNFYSKNILPLIGKLFSKDNVAYGYLSESAASFPYGEAFNNILRKTGFISVEALPQTFGVATIYSASKK; from the coding sequence ATGCCAAAAGAAATCACACCTTATAAAGACTCCTCACTTAGTAAAAAGGAACAGGTTGCTAAAATGTTTGATAACATTTCTGGGAACTATGATAACCTTAACCGAGTTATATCGTTTGGTATCGATGTAAAATGGAGAAGAAAAGTATTGCAATTGGTGGCCAAAACCCAACCTGAAAATGTATTGGATATTGCAACAGGAACAGGAGATCTGGCTATCCTTATGACACAAACAGGAGCCAAAAAAATTATTGGACTGGACATTTCCGAGGGAATGCTCGAGATAGGAAAGAGTAAAATTGAAGAAAAAAAATTGTCTCAGACTATTGAAATGGTTTTGGGTGATTCTGAAAATATTCCTTTTGAAGATAATTTTTTTGATGCTATAACCGTAGCATTTGGAGTTCGGAATTTCGAGCATCTCGAGAAAGGATTGTCTGAAATTTTAAGAGTTTTGAAGCCTGGAGGAATTTTTGTGGTTTTGGAAACATCCGTGCCCGAAAAAACGCCTTATAAACAAGGGTATAATTTTTACAGCAAAAACATTTTGCCTTTAATAGGGAAGCTATTCTCAAAAGACAATGTTGCTTATGGCTATTTGTCTGAATCTGCGGCTTCTTTTCCTTATGGCGAAGCATTCAACAATATTTTGAGGAAAACTGGGTTTATAAGTGTGGAAGCCTTACCGCAAACTTTTGGAGTTGCGACCATTTACTCAGCTTCTAAGAAATAA